In one Magnetococcales bacterium genomic region, the following are encoded:
- a CDS encoding cyclic nucleotide-binding domain-containing protein — MTDQTSSGPSKGRWLQTALLPTLLTALIIGIDNVGTSLASASLLFSGALAPGLNLGIQVLLLSSMVMAIGLRSTQPNGFGVVQEMGIAILSVTLANMSNHLENVSDGARIATSLAVIGSASLATGLLMVVVGKLKLGSFARYIPFPVFAGFLAGSGWMLIEGAISLISGEHSGGLELLRHLSEWNILVHVIITILFAVGLTVVLQRFSHPMIMPAYLILSGAVFYLVVSLGGWRMDALQMNGWLPEPLAHASASSQWDWRSLHTQIVWPEVAMALPAVLSIALLNLLDTLFTLSGLELASGRELEANTELQRTGIANLLTSTFGGASGYMDFSYTQLADKMGSTTRWTGVAVAGVTAFGLVFAEPLIAVMPVFLSSGIILFMGIEIVIEWLIETRHSVPRSEWGVILLVFLVIAGAGFLYGLALGTTVAIVLFVVNYARLPVVRRVATAAQQRSNVDRSLEATRYLGQHGDTVVLLYIHGYLFFGSTVAIVDWVKNRITARNQSPLRYLILDMKRVQGADSSAMAVFSKIHNLAENSRFHVIFCSVSTQLATLFHGSGFHFESDPIFSMETDSDHALERCEERLLENAQNPSLLSAHIQHHFATIIGTHERIPDMVKVLDRLSFPHEGVLIRRGDPADCIYFLESGNVKISLTLPDGRTLRLRTMTSGAIVGDVGVCLGQTRTADVIAEGEVVVYRLDVRTFEAMEEQDSNLAILFHRLLERALAEKIVAMNEAMKALQN; from the coding sequence ATGACCGATCAGACCTCTTCAGGTCCATCCAAAGGGCGATGGTTGCAAACGGCATTGCTGCCAACGTTATTGACTGCCCTGATCATCGGCATCGACAATGTCGGAACCAGCCTGGCCAGTGCCTCACTATTATTTTCCGGTGCCCTCGCTCCCGGGTTGAACCTGGGTATCCAGGTACTCCTGCTCAGCTCCATGGTCATGGCGATCGGACTGCGCAGCACGCAACCCAATGGATTTGGTGTCGTGCAGGAAATGGGTATCGCAATACTCTCCGTCACGCTGGCAAACATGTCCAACCATCTGGAAAACGTCTCCGATGGCGCCCGGATCGCCACGTCCCTGGCGGTGATTGGCAGCGCATCCCTGGCCACGGGTTTGTTGATGGTCGTCGTGGGAAAATTAAAATTGGGAAGTTTCGCTCGTTATATTCCTTTTCCCGTATTTGCGGGATTCCTGGCCGGTTCGGGGTGGATGTTGATCGAAGGGGCCATTTCCCTGATTTCCGGAGAACACTCCGGCGGACTTGAATTGTTGCGGCACCTGTCAGAATGGAATATACTTGTTCACGTCATAATAACAATACTATTTGCCGTCGGCTTGACGGTCGTCTTGCAGCGCTTTTCTCATCCCATGATCATGCCTGCCTATTTGATTCTGTCTGGCGCGGTCTTTTATCTGGTTGTCTCTTTGGGCGGTTGGCGGATGGATGCGCTGCAAATGAATGGATGGCTGCCCGAACCCCTTGCCCACGCCAGCGCATCGAGCCAATGGGACTGGAGGTCCCTCCATACACAAATCGTCTGGCCGGAGGTCGCCATGGCTCTGCCAGCAGTGTTATCGATCGCCCTGCTGAATCTTCTGGACACCTTGTTCACACTGAGTGGTCTGGAACTGGCGTCGGGTCGTGAACTCGAAGCCAATACCGAACTGCAAAGAACCGGAATCGCCAACTTGTTGACATCGACGTTCGGTGGCGCGTCGGGCTACATGGATTTCAGTTATACCCAGCTTGCGGACAAGATGGGATCGACCACCCGCTGGACAGGAGTTGCCGTGGCCGGTGTCACGGCGTTCGGACTTGTGTTTGCCGAACCGCTGATCGCCGTCATGCCTGTATTTTTGTCTTCCGGCATTATTTTGTTCATGGGGATCGAAATCGTCATCGAATGGCTGATCGAGACCCGACACTCCGTACCGCGTTCCGAATGGGGCGTCATCCTGCTGGTCTTTCTTGTGATTGCCGGGGCCGGATTTCTCTATGGACTGGCCCTGGGAACAACGGTCGCCATCGTGCTGTTCGTCGTGAACTATGCCAGGCTGCCCGTCGTGCGGCGTGTGGCCACCGCGGCACAGCAACGCAGCAATGTCGACCGTTCGCTGGAAGCGACACGTTACCTTGGTCAGCATGGGGATACCGTTGTCCTGTTGTATATTCATGGCTACCTGTTCTTTGGCAGTACCGTTGCCATCGTCGATTGGGTCAAGAACAGAATCACCGCCAGAAATCAATCGCCCTTGCGCTATTTGATTCTGGATATGAAACGGGTTCAGGGGGCGGATTCATCCGCCATGGCTGTTTTCAGTAAAATTCATAACCTGGCTGAAAACAGCCGATTCCACGTTATTTTTTGCAGTGTAAGCACGCAGTTGGCAACACTTTTCCACGGCTCGGGGTTTCATTTTGAATCGGATCCGATTTTTTCCATGGAAACCGACTCCGACCATGCCCTGGAGCGCTGCGAGGAGCGCCTTCTGGAGAATGCGCAAAACCCCAGCCTCCTCAGCGCCCATATACAACACCATTTTGCAACGATCATCGGAACGCATGAACGTATTCCCGACATGGTCAAGGTTTTGGATCGATTGTCCTTCCCCCATGAAGGCGTCCTGATCCGACGTGGCGATCCTGCTGATTGCATTTATTTTTTGGAATCCGGCAACGTAAAAATATCGCTGACGCTTCCTGATGGCCGTACCTTGCGTTTACGTACCATGACCTCGGGAGCCATTGTCGGTGACGTCGGTGTTTGTCTTGGCCAGACCCGTACCGCCGATGTGATTGCCGAAGGGGAGGTCGTGGTGTACCGTCTGGATGTGCGCACCTTCGAGGCCATGGAGGAACAAGATTCCAATCTGGCCATCCTGTTTCACCGTCTGCTGGAAAGGGCATTGGCCGAGAAAATCGTCGCCATGAACGAAGCGATGAAGGCCTTGCAGAATTGA
- a CDS encoding NAD(P)-dependent glycerol-3-phosphate dehydrogenase: MDCTDLNPQHVSVIGAGSWGTALATLLAAKVESVTLWCHEEEVARGIERQRINPLFVSRFRLPDNLHPTTRLEEAARNSLLVVVVPTQFTRATLSALRHHVAKDAVFVSASKGIEVETSMLISEIHHQIIGPDALDRTCFLSGPSFANDVLSGLPTAVAMAGRNEPLLRSLQHFFSTPRFRIYRTSDVVGLELGGALKNIIALAAGISDGLGFGTSARAALITRGLAEMIRLGVHLGAEPATFAGLSGLGDLLLTATSDQSRNRSVGFRIGQGESLERIRIGSGEVAEGVRTAQAVHRLAKDCGIDMPISRAVHEILHENRIPRSVVSQLMERDLKGEA, from the coding sequence ATGGATTGTACCGACTTGAATCCGCAACATGTTTCCGTGATCGGCGCTGGTTCCTGGGGAACGGCCCTGGCGACGTTGCTTGCGGCCAAGGTTGAATCGGTCACCCTGTGGTGTCATGAAGAGGAAGTCGCCCGGGGGATCGAAAGACAGCGAATCAATCCCCTGTTTGTCTCCCGGTTTCGTCTTCCCGACAATCTTCATCCGACGACACGGCTTGAGGAGGCGGCGCGAAATTCCCTTCTGGTGGTCGTCGTCCCGACGCAGTTCACCCGGGCCACCTTGTCGGCACTGCGTCATCATGTCGCGAAGGATGCCGTATTCGTTTCCGCCTCGAAGGGGATCGAGGTCGAAACATCGATGCTGATTTCCGAAATCCATCACCAGATCATCGGCCCCGATGCCCTGGACCGAACCTGTTTTCTCTCTGGTCCTTCCTTTGCGAACGATGTCCTTTCGGGGTTGCCGACGGCGGTGGCCATGGCGGGTCGGAATGAACCCCTCCTGCGTTCCCTGCAACACTTTTTCTCCACCCCCCGTTTTCGCATTTACCGCACCTCCGATGTCGTGGGACTGGAACTTGGCGGCGCCCTGAAAAACATCATCGCCCTGGCCGCGGGGATCAGCGACGGTCTGGGGTTTGGCACCAGCGCTCGTGCGGCGCTGATTACCCGGGGATTGGCGGAAATGATCCGTCTCGGGGTCCACCTCGGCGCCGAACCCGCCACCTTTGCCGGACTGTCGGGATTGGGCGATCTGCTCTTGACGGCGACCTCGGATCAGTCACGAAACCGTTCGGTGGGATTCCGGATCGGACAGGGAGAATCCCTGGAACGGATTCGCATCGGCTCGGGCGAGGTCGCCGAAGGGGTGCGGACCGCCCAGGCGGTTCACCGATTGGCGAAGGATTGCGGTATCGACATGCCCATTTCCAGGGCAGTGCATGAGATTCTCCATGAAAACCGTATCCCTCGATCGGTGGTCTCGCAACTGATGGAACGGGATCTCAAGGGGGAGGCGTGA